The Oceanisphaera avium genome includes a region encoding these proteins:
- the orn gene encoding oligoribonuclease has product MSLHAENLVWIDLEMTGLEPEQHKIIEIASIVTDKELTILAEGPVLAIHQSEDELAKMDEWNVNTHTQSGLVARVKASKVDEATAVAQTLAFLKQWVPEQTSPLCGNTIGQDRRFLVRYMPELEAFFHYRSIDVSTVKELVRRWQPAILERFTKQGSHQALDDIRESISEMQFYREQVFKI; this is encoded by the coding sequence ATGAGCTTACATGCAGAAAATTTGGTTTGGATCGATTTAGAAATGACTGGCCTTGAACCGGAGCAACATAAAATTATCGAAATCGCCAGTATCGTTACCGATAAAGAGTTAACTATTTTGGCTGAAGGGCCGGTGTTAGCGATTCATCAAAGTGAAGATGAGTTAGCGAAAATGGATGAGTGGAATGTCAATACTCATACCCAGTCTGGCTTGGTGGCGCGCGTTAAAGCTAGCAAAGTGGATGAAGCCACAGCCGTGGCCCAAACCTTAGCCTTTTTAAAACAATGGGTGCCCGAGCAAACTTCGCCTTTATGTGGCAATACTATTGGACAAGATAGACGATTTTTAGTGCGCTATATGCCAGAGTTAGAAGCGTTTTTTCATTATCGCAGCATTGATGTGAGTACCGTGAAAGAGTTGGTTCGCCGCTGGCAACCTGCCATATTGGAGCGCTTTACAAAACAAGGCAGCCATCAAGCCTTAGACGATATTCGCGAGTCGATCAGTGAGATGCAATTTTATCGAGAGCAAGTTTTTAAAATATAG
- the asd gene encoding archaetidylserine decarboxylase (Phosphatidylserine decarboxylase is synthesized as a single chain precursor. Generation of the pyruvoyl active site from a Ser is coupled to cleavage of a Gly-Ser bond between the larger (beta) and smaller (alpha chains). It is an integral membrane protein.), whose protein sequence is MTDHLKILMQYLLPKHLVSRLAGKLAALESGPLPQWLIKRFIHHYQVDMSEALYEQAAHYKSFNEFFTRPLKADARPLNNDNNTLAMPVDGAISQVAPIIQGRIIQAKGHDYSARTLLGGDKALASPFMDGDFATIYLAPKDYHRIHMPLDGVLKTMIYVPGELFSVNPLTASRVPGLFARNERVVCIFDTQAGPMAMVLVGATIVASIETVWAGTITPPPGKQIQRWDYTSDSAPRLAKGQEMGRFKLGSTVVCLFTPGQVNLAEHLLPGTRTRMGEEFGTINVFPV, encoded by the coding sequence ATGACTGATCATTTAAAAATTTTAATGCAATATTTACTGCCTAAACACTTAGTATCGCGCTTAGCGGGTAAGTTAGCAGCGCTTGAAAGTGGGCCGCTACCGCAATGGCTAATTAAACGCTTTATTCACCACTACCAAGTGGATATGAGCGAAGCGCTTTATGAACAAGCTGCACATTATAAAAGCTTTAATGAGTTTTTTACTCGCCCTCTTAAAGCCGATGCCCGGCCACTGAACAATGATAACAATACATTAGCTATGCCAGTGGATGGCGCTATCAGTCAAGTCGCCCCCATTATTCAGGGGCGAATTATTCAAGCTAAAGGCCATGATTACAGTGCGCGCACGCTGCTTGGCGGTGATAAAGCACTGGCCAGTCCTTTTATGGACGGCGATTTTGCCACTATCTATCTGGCTCCTAAAGACTATCACCGTATTCATATGCCACTGGATGGCGTACTGAAAACCATGATTTATGTGCCTGGTGAGTTGTTTTCCGTCAATCCGCTGACCGCTTCGCGAGTACCGGGCTTATTTGCGCGTAATGAACGAGTGGTGTGTATTTTTGATACTCAAGCTGGCCCCATGGCCATGGTGCTGGTGGGTGCTACTATCGTCGCTAGCATTGAAACTGTATGGGCGGGCACCATTACCCCGCCCCCAGGTAAGCAAATTCAGCGTTGGGATTACACATCTGACTCAGCGCCACGCCTAGCTAAAGGCCAAGAAATGGGCCGCTTTAAATTAGGCAGTACTGTGGTGTGTTTGTTTACTCCAGGGCAGGTAAACTTAGCCGAACATTTGCTGCCTGGCACTCGTACTCGTATGGGTGAAGAGTTTGGCACCATTAACGTTTTTCCTGTCTAG
- the rsgA gene encoding small ribosomal subunit biogenesis GTPase RsgA has translation MTKKKKLSKGQTRRVRDNHSARLKREVADTIDDSQLGPQQDGLVISRFGQHADIEDSEQHIHRCNLRRTLGSLVTGDKVAWRPGIASAQGISGVVEAVHPRSTVLTRPDFYDGVKPVAANIDQIVLVSSVLPELSCHVIDRYLVAAEDVDMPPMIVLNKVDLLSSSERQQAEQLLQRYVAIGYQVLYVSCDTGEGLIELKQALKDRTSIFVGQSGVGKSSLVNAVMPEVAALTGAVSDNSGLGQHTTTTARLYHFPSGGSLIDSPGIREFSLWHLAPERVAWCFREFRDYLGGCRFRDCKHGTDPGCLLQQASTEGHIHEDRLASYHRIMAAMADKPTRHHPNSL, from the coding sequence ATGACCAAGAAAAAAAAGCTCAGTAAAGGCCAAACTCGACGAGTACGAGATAATCACAGCGCGCGTCTTAAGCGCGAGGTTGCCGATACCATAGACGATAGCCAATTAGGCCCACAGCAAGATGGACTGGTGATCAGTCGCTTTGGTCAACATGCGGACATAGAAGATAGTGAACAACACATTCACCGTTGCAACCTAAGACGCACCCTAGGCTCTTTGGTCACCGGCGACAAAGTCGCTTGGCGCCCAGGTATTGCCAGCGCTCAAGGCATCAGTGGGGTAGTTGAAGCCGTCCATCCGCGCTCTACTGTGTTAACGCGTCCTGATTTTTATGACGGTGTTAAGCCAGTTGCGGCTAATATTGACCAAATTGTCTTGGTTTCTTCGGTATTGCCTGAGCTAAGTTGTCATGTGATTGACCGCTATTTAGTGGCCGCTGAAGATGTGGATATGCCGCCTATGATAGTGCTAAACAAAGTGGACTTGCTCAGTAGTAGCGAGCGCCAGCAGGCTGAGCAACTATTACAGCGTTATGTAGCTATTGGTTATCAGGTGCTTTATGTCAGTTGTGACACAGGTGAAGGACTCATAGAGCTAAAACAAGCTCTTAAAGACCGTACTAGTATCTTTGTCGGTCAATCTGGGGTTGGTAAGTCTTCGTTAGTGAATGCCGTAATGCCAGAAGTAGCGGCGCTCACCGGCGCTGTTTCCGATAATTCAGGACTTGGTCAACACACCACCACGACGGCTCGTTTATATCATTTCCCCTCTGGCGGCTCGCTTATTGACTCGCCAGGGATCCGAGAGTTTTCTTTGTGGCACTTAGCTCCTGAGCGCGTGGCATGGTGCTTTAGAGAATTTAGAGACTACCTCGGAGGCTGTCGGTTTCGCGATTGTAAACACGGCACAGATCCCGGCTGCTTATTACAACAAGCAAGCACAGAGGGGCACATCCATGAGGACCGCCTAGCAAGCTATCACCGCATTATGGCAGCCATGGCCGATAAGCCCACCCGCCATCATCCTAATTCATTATAA
- the queG gene encoding tRNA epoxyqueuosine(34) reductase QueG: MTDFETLAHNIKLWAAELGFSQVGISDTNLSEHEPALADWLAKGHHGEMEYMARHGMMRARPQELLPGTLRVISVRLNYMPEHAAIAHVLSQPDLGYISRYALGRDYHKLMRQRLKKLADRIEQAAHELVARPFVDSAPVLERPLAAKAGLGWVGKHSLLINQQQGSFFFLGELLVNLPLPIDAPVAEGCGQCVACITACPTGAIVAPYVVDARRCISYLTIEQDGPIPLALRPLMGNRIYGCDDCQLICPWNKFTNASQEADFAARDNLHAPELLALFAWSEEYFLTQTQGSPIRRIGHRRWLRNIAVALGNAPVSPSIILALEEKLSQPALDAMVREHVEWALAQQQGALNPPQRKTQRLIRAVDKGMSAHARLSQPKP; encoded by the coding sequence ATGACCGACTTCGAGACATTAGCGCACAATATCAAGCTCTGGGCAGCAGAGCTAGGCTTTAGCCAAGTAGGTATTAGTGATACCAATCTCAGTGAGCATGAGCCCGCTTTGGCCGATTGGCTTGCTAAAGGTCATCATGGAGAGATGGAGTATATGGCGCGCCACGGCATGATGCGCGCGCGCCCTCAAGAGCTATTGCCCGGCACATTAAGAGTGATTTCGGTGCGGCTCAATTATATGCCAGAGCATGCCGCCATTGCCCATGTGCTAAGCCAGCCGGATTTAGGTTACATTAGCCGTTACGCACTGGGGCGCGATTACCATAAATTGATGCGCCAGCGTTTAAAAAAACTAGCCGACCGTATTGAGCAAGCCGCTCATGAATTAGTCGCGCGCCCTTTTGTAGACTCGGCGCCGGTATTAGAGCGTCCACTGGCCGCTAAGGCGGGATTAGGCTGGGTGGGTAAACACTCGTTACTGATTAATCAGCAACAAGGCTCTTTTTTCTTTCTGGGTGAATTATTAGTTAATCTGCCTTTACCGATCGACGCGCCAGTCGCCGAGGGCTGCGGACAATGTGTGGCTTGTATTACCGCTTGTCCCACTGGCGCCATCGTTGCGCCTTATGTGGTAGATGCTCGGCGCTGTATTTCTTATCTCACCATAGAGCAAGACGGCCCCATTCCGTTAGCGCTACGTCCCTTAATGGGAAATCGTATTTATGGCTGTGATGACTGCCAGCTTATTTGCCCGTGGAATAAATTTACTAATGCCAGTCAAGAAGCCGACTTTGCTGCGCGCGATAATCTGCATGCCCCTGAATTGCTAGCGTTATTTGCGTGGAGTGAGGAATATTTTCTTACACAAACCCAAGGCAGTCCTATTCGCCGTATTGGCCACCGCCGTTGGTTACGTAATATTGCAGTCGCACTAGGGAATGCGCCCGTGAGTCCCAGTATTATCTTGGCTCTAGAAGAAAAGTTAAGCCAACCTGCATTAGATGCCATGGTACGCGAGCATGTGGAATGGGCACTCGCTCAGCAACAAGGTGCGCTTAACCCACCACAGCGAAAAACGCAGCGCTTGATCCGGGCTGTAGATAAAGGCATGTCAGCTCACGCTCGCTTAAGCCAACCTAAGCCGTAA